Proteins co-encoded in one Bacteroidales bacterium genomic window:
- a CDS encoding PKD domain-containing protein, translated as MSTAVYAQDGHYHGGNQEFIENKNQWGKNILYKSDISGGAVYLEKNGFTFVFKDVAAIQNLLKFKNNLTGKIDKIPSADFRIKCHAYKINFLNARLDALVSADEPKDGYYNYYLGKDKTKWASKVKSYGMVLYKSLYEKTDLKVYESDSHMKYDFILHPGAAVDEIKLQYEGLDNILLREGNLYIKTSVNEVTELSPDAYQMNGNNTTKIECKYKLSGNVLTFIFPKGYDKSKDLIIDPTLIFSTYSGSTIDNWGFTATFDSYGNAYSGGIAFGTGYPVSVGAFQEIFGGGEYNPNMSNNYCLLGCDAAIIKYDSSGTHRLWATYLGGSRNDMPHSMIVNTNDELVLYGTTGSSDFPVTNNAYDKTFMGGDSIMYDRVIKFSKGIDIFVSKIKADGTALLASTYIGGTKNDGLNDPSILSYNYADGARGEVMTDENNNVYVVSTTNSIDFPVTANAFQNNPGGGGQDACMFKMNSSLSNLLWSSYLGGSGNDAAYGIALDNDQNAYIAGGTSSPNFPVTAGALHTSYLGGISDGFITKINNDASSILKSTYYGSMNYDQAYLIQRDKEGYIYVYGQTADSLNTLIYNANWATDSGGQFISKINFNLDTLIWSTNFGKGDYKPDISPTAFLVDLCNKIYISGWGSTLGLPITSDAYQDSTNGSDYYLLVMSDDASALIYATYFGSPNAVDHVDGGTSRFDRRGRIYQSVCAGCNGSWDDFPTTPGAWSNTDNSPNCNNALFKFDFNMPLVIADFIKPEDCGPLNINFQNTSHTSGAPGVNYLWTFGDGSNSTQINPTHLYSIPGTYNVTLIVSDTGSCNASDTITKHIVITDLIINAEPDTAICKGNVMLSANATATGGVNIYVWSTTNNFSDTLNNPLTNNSVIVSPLVSTTYYVQAFDQYNCSRIDSVRVNIVEMDAIISFVSMPSCKDSCNGHATVIPSGGISPYTYLWSNSETSQTVNDLCAGSYSVTVYDAYHCPAIGTVLFTEPSKLEANLSALTSVCSDSCNAVALAAATGGTPQYTYHWDNGKDDDFIMYLCSGTYYITVTDVHDCRAIDSVSIPDSIIHPPDIYTYADHSVIYYTQSTGIHTTVIPNATYSWSPAGSVANPSSPNTIATPPSTTMYIVTIIDQFGCEYKDTIIIYVNEVLCDDSQIFVPNAFTPNDDNNNDVVYVRSNVLKSIYFAIYDHWGERVFETSDMNTGWDGTFRGRKCDPEVFDYYLKATCINDMEFVKKGNITLIK; from the coding sequence AGGATAAAATGCCATGCTTATAAAATAAATTTCCTGAATGCAAGACTGGATGCGCTTGTTAGTGCTGATGAACCAAAAGATGGCTATTACAATTATTATCTTGGAAAAGATAAAACGAAATGGGCATCAAAAGTAAAATCGTATGGAATGGTTTTGTATAAAAGTCTTTATGAAAAAACGGATTTAAAAGTTTATGAAAGCGATTCCCATATGAAATATGATTTTATTCTTCATCCGGGTGCTGCTGTTGATGAAATAAAACTTCAGTACGAAGGGTTGGATAATATTTTATTACGTGAAGGAAATCTTTATATAAAGACATCTGTAAATGAAGTGACTGAACTTAGTCCGGATGCATACCAGATGAATGGAAATAATACAACAAAGATTGAATGTAAATATAAATTATCGGGAAATGTTTTAACTTTTATTTTTCCCAAAGGATATGATAAATCAAAGGATTTAATAATTGACCCGACATTAATTTTTTCAACTTATTCAGGTTCTACTATTGATAACTGGGGGTTTACAGCAACTTTCGATTCATATGGAAATGCATACTCAGGTGGAATTGCATTTGGTACTGGTTATCCTGTTTCTGTTGGCGCTTTCCAGGAAATATTTGGTGGCGGGGAGTATAATCCCAATATGTCTAATAATTATTGCCTTCTTGGGTGCGATGCAGCAATTATAAAATACGATTCTTCTGGAACCCATCGTTTATGGGCGACATACCTGGGTGGTTCAAGAAATGATATGCCTCATAGTATGATTGTAAATACAAACGATGAATTAGTTCTTTATGGAACAACAGGTTCATCAGATTTTCCTGTTACTAATAATGCTTATGATAAAACTTTTATGGGTGGAGACTCTATAATGTATGATCGTGTAATAAAATTTTCAAAAGGCATTGATATTTTTGTCTCGAAAATAAAGGCTGATGGAACAGCTTTATTAGCATCAACATATATAGGTGGCACAAAAAATGACGGATTAAACGACCCCTCAATACTTTCATATAATTATGCAGATGGCGCCCGTGGTGAAGTTATGACAGATGAAAATAATAATGTATATGTTGTTTCAACAACCAATTCCATTGATTTTCCTGTAACAGCTAACGCATTTCAAAACAATCCCGGTGGAGGTGGGCAGGATGCCTGCATGTTTAAAATGAATTCATCATTATCAAATTTACTTTGGAGTTCATACCTTGGTGGAAGCGGTAATGATGCAGCTTATGGCATTGCACTTGATAATGATCAAAACGCATACATTGCCGGTGGTACATCATCCCCAAATTTTCCTGTAACAGCAGGTGCTTTACATACATCATATTTGGGTGGTATATCAGATGGATTTATTACAAAAATTAATAATGATGCCAGTAGTATTTTGAAATCCACATATTATGGCTCAATGAACTATGATCAGGCCTATCTTATCCAGCGTGATAAAGAAGGATATATATATGTTTACGGGCAAACAGCCGATTCGCTTAATACCTTAATTTATAATGCAAATTGGGCAACTGATAGTGGTGGACAGTTCATCAGCAAAATAAATTTTAATCTCGATACATTAATCTGGTCAACTAATTTTGGTAAGGGTGATTATAAACCGGATATTTCTCCTACTGCTTTTCTTGTTGATTTGTGTAATAAGATTTATATTTCAGGATGGGGAAGTACATTAGGTCTTCCAATAACGTCAGATGCTTATCAGGATTCAACTAATGGAAGTGACTATTATTTGCTAGTTATGAGTGATGATGCTTCAGCATTGATATATGCAACTTATTTTGGAAGTCCTAATGCAGTCGATCATGTAGATGGGGGCACCAGTCGTTTCGATAGAAGAGGTAGAATATATCAATCGGTTTGTGCAGGATGTAATGGTAGTTGGGATGATTTTCCTACAACACCCGGTGCTTGGTCAAATACTGATAACAGCCCTAATTGTAATAATGCACTTTTTAAATTCGATTTTAATATGCCGCTTGTAATAGCTGATTTTATTAAGCCTGAGGATTGCGGCCCGTTAAATATTAATTTTCAAAATACTTCTCATACATCGGGAGCACCCGGTGTAAATTATTTATGGACGTTTGGTGATGGAAGTAATTCAACTCAAATAAATCCTACTCATTTGTATAGTATTCCTGGAACATATAATGTAACACTTATTGTTTCCGATACCGGAAGTTGTAATGCTTCTGATACCATTACTAAACATATTGTTATAACTGATCTTATTATAAATGCAGAACCTGATACAGCAATTTGTAAAGGTAATGTGATGCTATCGGCAAATGCCACAGCTACAGGCGGAGTTAATATATACGTCTGGTCAACGACAAATAATTTTTCTGATACGTTAAATAATCCATTAACGAATAATTCTGTTATTGTTAGCCCACTTGTTTCTACAACATATTATGTTCAGGCATTTGACCAATATAATTGCAGCAGGATTGACAGTGTTCGTGTGAATATTGTTGAAATGGATGCAATCATATCATTTGTTTCCATGCCAAGTTGTAAGGATTCATGTAACGGGCACGCTACAGTAATCCCATCGGGAGGAATATCTCCATATACATATTTGTGGAGTAATTCGGAAACTTCGCAAACAGTAAATGATCTTTGTGCCGGTAGTTATTCTGTTACTGTCTATGATGCTTATCATTGCCCGGCTATAGGCACAGTATTATTTACTGAGCCTTCAAAACTGGAAGCGAATCTTTCTGCATTAACTTCAGTATGTTCTGATTCATGTAATGCCGTTGCATTGGCTGCTGCCACAGGTGGTACGCCTCAATATACTTATCATTGGGATAATGGAAAAGATGATGATTTTATTATGTATTTATGTTCAGGTACCTATTACATTACTGTTACTGATGTTCACGATTGCAGGGCTATTGATTCTGTTTCTATTCCTGATTCAATAATACATCCGCCGGATATTTATACATATGCTGACCATTCTGTGATTTATTATACTCAAAGCACCGGGATTCATACAACCGTAATTCCGAATGCAACCTATTCATGGTCGCCAGCCGGAAGTGTTGCCAACCCATCGTCTCCAAATACTATTGCAACACCGCCGTCAACAACAATGTATATTGTAACTATTATTGATCAGTTTGGTTGTGAATATAAAGACACAATTATAATTTATGTTAATGAAGTCCTGTGCGATGATTCACAGATTTTTGTTCCGAATGCCTTTACGCCAAATGACGATAATAATAACGATGTTGTGTATGTGAGAAGCAATGTGTTGAAGAGTATTTATTTTGCAATTTATGACCATTGGGGTGAAAGAGTTTTTGAAACTTCCGATATGAATACAGGATGGGACGGCACTTTCAGAGGGCGGAAATGCGATCCTGAAGTTTTCGATTATTACCTGAAAGCTACTTGTATCAATGATATGGAATTCGTTAAAAAAGGGAATATCACATTGATAAAATAA